The Nonlabens sp. Hel1_33_55 genome contains the following window.
CGATCTTAATGTCAATGATATTCAAGTTAATGGCGGCAATAGTCTATCAACAAACCAACTTAAAAATAATATTCGTTTCACCTTCAACGGAACATATGATGACTTGCTTTTCAAGCACAATGGCGTCAACATGAGCAATGATCAATGGCAAGTAGTTGAAGATCAAATTTCCCTTGATTTTGAAGTGTCAGACACAGTTAATCATATAGAAGTAATAGATAAAGATTCCAATAATCGATTACTTAAAACTACCATTAACTACAATGGTTCAGCATTGGAGCCTGTACTTCATGTCTTGGCAGTAGGAGTATCTCAGTACGAACAGTCGAGTAATAACCTCACCTTTGCTGATAAGGATGCTCTTGATATCGCAAGGTTTTATGGCGATATTCCAAAAGAGGATATTCAGTCTTATTACGATAAGTTTTATGCAGAACCCTTAAGTATTCATAATGTTGATGGCGAGCAACAAATGGAAGCCATCAATAAGTTTGACTTTGATATATACGGTGTTGATTTAAAGTATTTAGGAGCAAATGGTCGTTACTGGTATAATTATAACGCTATGGAAAAGAGGTTTTACTTGTTTGACTTCAAGGATGCTCGTGTTTCTGCTATGAACTTACCAGCCATGGAACAGATTGAATCCGTTTCATTTGACAATGACTTTGTATCAACCATTGATGGCGATGCCTTTTATTTTTTAAGTAACAGTAATTGGAATCGATACGATGTAGCTAAAAATTCATTTGAACCAATCGACTTTCCTTTTGATCAAGATCTGCGATACCAGAACAACAATCTCTACCAGCTCAACAACGATAGGTGGTTGCTGTATGAGGCCAATTACAATGGTATGAAAACCGAAGTCACCCTTACTTTGTACGATGGTGATGAAAAGGAAATCATAAGAAGTACTCTCGAGAATGATCAAGGTTTAACCTTATTGAGCGTATCTTCAGAGGGCTCTCATTTTTTATTTAAGGACTTTTTTGATGTACTGCATCTTTACAGTTTGGACGATAAAAAGTTCAGCCTAATTTCAACTAGCAAAGAAATTTCTATCGCCACCTTAGATAAATATTTCATCAATGTTGACGATCAGACCATTTCACAGTCTGAAGATTCTTATGAAAATGAGAAGAGACGATTGCTATGGAAAAAGTACGATTTTGATTTTCAGCTTTTAGAGGAAAGTAAGTTAGTGATAGACCTAGAGTATGTCGTTACCGCTATTGTGGATGGCGGTGAACTGTTGGAGCTTAGGCAAAAGAAAAGCCTTGCTAATAAAAATCAAGTTGTATTGTTGGATAAGAATGACGCTTTCGCGAAAGCGGGAAAACCAGCATCTTTCAAAAAAACTACGGTCACTTATTTATTGAACGAACAGGCCACACAAGAGTCCATCCAACAAGAGCTCAAAGCTTTGAAATCAAAGGTAAGACCGCAAGATCAGGTGATGGTTTTCTTTGCGGGTCACGGTGTACTTGATCAAGATTTGAATTACTATTATGCCCCACACGATATGGATTTCAATGAGGTGACTGACCGTGGAGTTTCTTTTGATGATATCATTGCTTCTCTAGGTGACACCCAGTCTACCAAAATGCTTTTGCTCATGGATACCTGTCACTCTGGAAATACGCTAGATATGGAAGGTTATGAGATAACTAAAGCAAACGGAAAAGATGGAGAGCGTGGCGGTATTGCCAAGAGAGTAGGGAAGAAGGATAATCCTATTAAAGTATCTGAAGTAGTATCTACATTATTTGATAACCTTAATACGGTCAATGGTGTTACAGTACTATCAGCGTCCTCTGGCCAGGATGTAGCTTTTGAAGCTAGGGATTTAAGTAATGGTGCGTTTACGACAGCTTATATGCAACAGGTAAAGTCTGGTTTGAGCGGTAGAATGCAAATAGAACCTGATTATGAACAATCGCTGACACTTTCGCCAGAGTTTGTAAATAACCTACGTGTCAAAATTCTAGAACTGACTAACAATAAGCAGGAAATGGATATAAGAGAGAGAAACGAACTTACCACGATAAGGTTGTGGTAAGATAATGATTTAGTGTTTGTTTCAGTCTCACCAAACTTTCCAGTCATTTTCAATCGTCTGATTGCGACTTGTGGGCTGTTGTAAACCATTGGTTAATGCTACAACTTGTTTGCTTACTAGTCTTTTCAATTCGCTTACACTTATTGATTCTTTTCTTTTAAGTTGGTTTAGAATACAGTAGGTGAAAACTCCATTCTTAAGTTCACCTCTTTCTTGAGCAAATTGAGTGCCAGCTGCAGCCGATATGACAGTTGCTCCTGTCGCTCTATCCACATTATTGAATAGTTCTTTCATTAACTCAAAACTGTTTTTCATACCCATTTTCACATTTTTATTTCGCACGCCTATAGAACCTTTTAAACCTGGTTTCAGGTTTTCCACTTTGGCGATTGCCTCAACTTCGTCTTTATCAACTTCTCCGCTATGGCAGGCATCAATAAGCAAAAGTTTTTTTCGAGATGGTATTCCATCCAGTAAAAACTCTAAGTCTTCATAGGGTAATCCATTTTTTTCAGGATCACTAAAATTTACATCATAGGTACCTAGATAATAATCTAAATCATTACTCAGTAAACCATGACCTGAAAAACTGATGATCACCTTATCGTCAACTTTGGTTTTTTGTAATTTGTCTTTGAGTTTTAATATGTTTTCAACCGTAACATTTTTGTCAAATAAGGTATCAATTGCTATATTTTGATTATACCTCACCTTAAGTTGTTTCGATAGATCTCTGATATCCTTTACGGAATAATTCAAATCGTGACCTTTTTCCTTATAATTATCTATGCCAATTCCAACAAAATAAAGTTTTTCTTTTGTTAGTTCTTTTGTCTGAAAATTAATATATAAAGGACGTCTGTAACTTTCAGTGCCGTTCATATTAAAAACAGATGCTTCTATTTTGTTGATCCCGTTTGACAGTTCTAGGGTAACTGTGGTATCAATGGTGTTTGATACTCTTTCTTTTAAAGAAATTCCATTTTTCCCATATAAGGGAACCTCATTGACCCAAACATTGATTCGGTCAAGAGCATAAAGGCTATCTGAGCTTTTTAAACTAAGCTCTAGTTCAGATTTATTTTGATCAAAAGCAATTGACTCTCTATTAGTAATTTTGCTTTGTGGTAAGGAAAAAATTTCGGTAAAGCTAGTGGTATCGATTTTGAGCTTTTTGACTCTTTTTTGCCATGCCTTTTTATAGGCCCTTATCATTATAGTGTCTGGTGTATTATTTATAGTACCTAAAACTTCTAAAACTTTATCAGGTCGGTTGTACTTTATGTCTAGTTGCTCGAAACCAAGTGTTTGAAGTTCTTTTTTATAGTAAAGATTAGTAACTGCATTTTTTGATCCCGAGTAATATCCATCTGGTAGAAATAATATGTAATCCTCATCATCAAAAATAAATTGACGAATCAACTGTTTGCCTGTTTTGGAGTCCCAGTGTATGATCGAACCATCGTCAGAAGCTGTAACTATAAAATTTCCATTTGGATTATACAATGCTGAATTGACTAAATCATCATGACCATTAAGAGTGTGAATCAACTTTCCAGAAGCGACGCTCCAGATTGATGCGGTCTTATCATCAGAAGAAGTAACAATGTTCTGACCATCAGGGCTGAAATGAATTGAATTAACAAAACCCTGATGTCCATCAAGTATTGTTAAGAGTTCGAAAGAGGTAGCATCCCAAATGTAACCTTTATCGTAAGTAGATGTAGCAACTTTCTGCCCATCAGGACTGAATTGAACATCCTGCACATCGCCACTCGAATGTTTAAGAACGCCTTTTATTAGAGGCCTGCCATACACTGTTTTGAATAATTGTAAATCTCGATCAGATGACATAGCAATCGTTTTACCATCAGGACTAAAAGAGATTGTTTTTATATCTTTAGTGCCTCCAACGTATGTTTTCAATAATTTTCCTGAGATAATATCATACAGAGATGCACGATTGTTAGAGGCAATCAATATAGACTCCTCATTAGGATTTATCGCTATTGATTTAATCTCATAAGTATAATCATTAACCTTATGGCCCTCAAATTGGTGTAATAGTTTACCAGAAATGATGTCCCAAAGCTCTGCGATTCCTAAGTAAGAGGTCAAGGCGTAATTCCCACTAGGACTTATTTCTAAGTTACGAAATGATCCTTTATTACTTTGTAGTGTTTGAACTTTTTTTCCTGTACTGATTTCCCTTATTAGTAGTTTATTACCGTAACTAGATATCAATAACTTATTTCCATCGGCACTTACTTTTGCTGAGTTAACCCGCAGAACAACCCCTTCAAACTTATGTAGAAGTCTTCCAGACAAAACATCCCATAGTAGAGTGGAATCAGATTGAGATGAGGTCATTATATTCTGACCGTTCGAGCTAAAATTAATAGAGTTTACAAATGAGCCGTTATCCAGGGTCTTTTTCAGAATTCCAGTATCAGCTTCCCAAATACGAGCTGTACCATCTTCTGAACCAGTAGCAATATTCCTACCGTCTTTACTAATGTCTAGAGATATAATGGAACCGGTATGGCCTTTAAGAACTTGAAGAATTCTAGCTGATTTGAGATCCCAGATTATCGCAGTTTGATCCCCTGAAACCGTAACGGCGGTTTTTCCGTTGGGACTAATTAGTGACGCTTCAATTTTACGCCTATGACCTTTAAGTTCGTTAATTAACCTGCCTGTACTAGTTTCCCAAAGCCTAGAAGTACTGTCGTAAGATGAAGTCATAATTTGTTTACCATTTGGGCTAAATTTTGCAGAGGTAACAATATTAGTGTGTCCTTTTAGTCTCTTTAAAAGCCTTTTTGATCTTGCATCCCAAATTATTGCAGTGCTGTCACGAGACGAAGTCAAAATAGACTTACCATCTGGACTGAATTCAACTGAAAGCACCCAGTCTGTATGTTCCTTAAGAGTTCGTAATAATTTACCGTTATCTGTTTTCCAAACCTTAATTGTATTATCTGCCGATATGGTTACTATATTGCTGTCATCTGGATTAAATGTAGCAGATCTTACTGTTTTTGAGTGCCCTTTTAGTGTAAGTAATAATTTCCCTGTTGCTGTTTCCCAAACTTTGGCTGTATTATCGCTAGAGGCAGTTACAACCATTTTACCGTTATGACTAAATTCAGCATCAAGAAGATTGGCTGAATGCCCCACGAAGGTATGCAATAACTTACTGGAAGAAGTTTCCCAAACACGAGCGGTTTCATCAAAAGATGTAGTCACTATATACTTGCCATCTGCACTAAATTTAGATGAATTGATCATTGAGCTATGACCTATTGGCAAGCCTACTTGTAGTTCTTGGCCTAACGTTATCAAGGAGAATAAGAATAGAATGATGAAAAGGTGTGTAATTTTTACCGTCATTGCTTTCAAATTTATTCTGTGATATCATCCTTAGAAATAGTGATTTCAAATGATCTCATATTAATAAGACAATCCCATTACATTAAATTACTTTTATCACATTCAGGCTACTTTTTCTTACGCTCCTTCTTCAACCATTTACCTAAATCTTTGTGTCCTGCTTTCTTAGCTACTTTATCAGGGTATCTACGATCTCTATTTTTTAGCTTGGCATTTGCCCCATATTTAATGAGAAGTTTAGCTAGAGCACTATTTCCAGATCTTGCGGCGATGTGCAATGCGCTATTACCTGATCCATCTATAATTGTGGCGTCTGCGTCATTGACTAAAAGTAATTCGGCAATAGCACTTTTGTTGTTTTTTACAGCATTTAATAAAGCGGTATCACCACCAGAGGTATTTTGATTGGGTTTGGCTCCATTTTTTAGAAGCAGCTCGACAATTTCTTGTTGCTTTCGCATATTACCTTCAGTAGCAATAAGTAATGGCGTTTTTCCATTGTTGTTGACTAAGTTGGGATTTGCCCCATATTCTAATAGCTCTTTTATCATATCAACATCAGTAAATGCATGTGAAATAATGTTCATCAATGCGCTGTCGCCATCTTGATCCACCGCATCTAGATTCAAATAGTCAGCCGCCATTGATCTAAGGTCAGAATGACCGCTATCGTACACATAATCTACCAATTTATTCTCGAAACCAGTTTCATAGCTGCCTTGATGTTCTTTGATTAAGGCTTTTAAAATTTTAGCTCTGCCTCCTAATAATTGTCCTGATCGATCATAGGCCATTATTAAAGTTTCGAGACTATCACCGTCGCCTAAATAGCCCTCTTTAAATATCCAGGAGTAAACTGCCCATCGCTCAAACTCTGATGGGTCATTGTTCCTTATGGAATTTTCTAGATTTTCATAAATTATGCTTTCAAGAAAATTAAAAGGTATTTCATTAATCTTTTGAATTTGGCATCCGGCATTGTAATCAGCATTACTGAAAGTCACGGTTTTAACGCAGTCGCAATCTGCATCATATTTATAATCACCTGTGTAACTTCCATTAGCATATTCTACGGCGCCACGTACTAGGATACCTTCAATAAAGCCATTGGGATCAAAAACGGGACCTCCAGAATTTCCAGGAAAAGCATCAATATCTGTTTTGAACCACTGTTCAGGCGTGTTCTCAACAACTTCGCTATTCAAAGCTACTTTTAGAGGTAGCCCAGTAGGTGCTCCAATAGTATAGACTGATGCTTCATTAGCGGGTTTTCCACTTGTTCTAATGCGGTATGGTTTTCTGTCTTTGACTTTACGATCTAGGCGCATCACTACATAATCTTTCTGGTATTCTCCTTCACCTTCTAACTTTCCTTCCAGAA
Protein-coding sequences here:
- a CDS encoding caspase family protein, which translates into the protein MTVKITHLFIILFLFSLITLGQELQVGLPIGHSSMINSSKFSADGKYIVTTSFDETARVWETSSSKLLHTFVGHSANLLDAEFSHNGKMVVTASSDNTAKVWETATGKLLLTLKGHSKTVRSATFNPDDSNIVTISADNTIKVWKTDNGKLLRTLKEHTDWVLSVEFSPDGKSILTSSRDSTAIIWDARSKRLLKRLKGHTNIVTSAKFSPNGKQIMTSSYDSTSRLWETSTGRLINELKGHRRKIEASLISPNGKTAVTVSGDQTAIIWDLKSARILQVLKGHTGSIISLDISKDGRNIATGSEDGTARIWEADTGILKKTLDNGSFVNSINFSSNGQNIMTSSQSDSTLLWDVLSGRLLHKFEGVVLRVNSAKVSADGNKLLISSYGNKLLIREISTGKKVQTLQSNKGSFRNLEISPSGNYALTSYLGIAELWDIISGKLLHQFEGHKVNDYTYEIKSIAINPNEESILIASNNRASLYDIISGKLLKTYVGGTKDIKTISFSPDGKTIAMSSDRDLQLFKTVYGRPLIKGVLKHSSGDVQDVQFSPDGQKVATSTYDKGYIWDATSFELLTILDGHQGFVNSIHFSPDGQNIVTSSDDKTASIWSVASGKLIHTLNGHDDLVNSALYNPNGNFIVTASDDGSIIHWDSKTGKQLIRQFIFDDEDYILFLPDGYYSGSKNAVTNLYYKKELQTLGFEQLDIKYNRPDKVLEVLGTINNTPDTIMIRAYKKAWQKRVKKLKIDTTSFTEIFSLPQSKITNRESIAFDQNKSELELSLKSSDSLYALDRINVWVNEVPLYGKNGISLKERVSNTIDTTVTLELSNGINKIEASVFNMNGTESYRRPLYINFQTKELTKEKLYFVGIGIDNYKEKGHDLNYSVKDIRDLSKQLKVRYNQNIAIDTLFDKNVTVENILKLKDKLQKTKVDDKVIISFSGHGLLSNDLDYYLGTYDVNFSDPEKNGLPYEDLEFLLDGIPSRKKLLLIDACHSGEVDKDEVEAIAKVENLKPGLKGSIGVRNKNVKMGMKNSFELMKELFNNVDRATGATVISAAAGTQFAQERGELKNGVFTYCILNQLKRKESISVSELKRLVSKQVVALTNGLQQPTSRNQTIENDWKVW
- a CDS encoding ankyrin repeat domain-containing protein, with the translated sequence MRCIIKNISILIVALMATISYGQDKELPVPAEYPFGNPKDDSRGVFGDDDRYEVSDVSGIEDYTRATAVMIPKESVYGNSLYGVTLRDRLTYQFGTENMDKNVKYLDQPTIAGCSGFLVAPDIMVSAGHCILTDDDAKGFYWLFDYTTNLKSSEDGFFIEFDPDNLYEINEVLEGKLEGEGEYQKDYVVMRLDRKVKDRKPYRIRTSGKPANEASVYTIGAPTGLPLKVALNSEVVENTPEQWFKTDIDAFPGNSGGPVFDPNGFIEGILVRGAVEYANGSYTGDYKYDADCDCVKTVTFSNADYNAGCQIQKINEIPFNFLESIIYENLENSIRNNDPSEFERWAVYSWIFKEGYLGDGDSLETLIMAYDRSGQLLGGRAKILKALIKEHQGSYETGFENKLVDYVYDSGHSDLRSMAADYLNLDAVDQDGDSALMNIISHAFTDVDMIKELLEYGANPNLVNNNGKTPLLIATEGNMRKQQEIVELLLKNGAKPNQNTSGGDTALLNAVKNNKSAIAELLLVNDADATIIDGSGNSALHIAARSGNSALAKLLIKYGANAKLKNRDRRYPDKVAKKAGHKDLGKWLKKERKKK